Genomic DNA from Filimonas effusa:
CGCGTGTGGCGTATGCCATCCGCCTAAAAGAGGATACGTTGAAAAAACAGTTTGCAGCCGCAGGTTTGCAATGGCCGGCAAAACAGATCTATGTTCGCTCGTTTAAATACGACAGCCAGCTCGAAGTATGGGTACGCAACTCCTCCGCTGAACCCTATAAGCTTTTTAAAACCTACAAAGTATGCGCTATGGCCGGCAGCCTCGGCCCTAAACGTATCGCTGGCGACTACCAGGTGCCGGAAGGGTTTTATTATATCAATGAATTTAATCCCAGGAGTAACTACCATCTTTCCCTGGGTATCAACTATCCCAACGCATCGGACCGCATCCTCAGCGATTCGCTGAGACCCGGCGGCGATATTTATATCCATGGCAGTTGTGTAACAACAGGTTGTATCCCTATCCTGGATCCGCAGATCGAAGAATTGTATATCCTCGCCGCCAATGCAAAAAGCAATGGGCAGGATTTTATCCCGGTTCATATTTTCCCGGTTCGCTTTACCAACCCCAAAAGCATGGAATACCTGTCGAGGGTTACCAAAGACGATCAGGACCTGCAACGTTTTGCGGTAAAACTGAAAGAAGTTTTCGACTATTTCGAGAAAGCAAAGAAATTGCCGCTTATCTCCGTTAATCCCGAAGGAGAATATATAATGATGGACTAGCTTTTACGGCTGGTCTTTAGCATAAAAGAGGTCGCTGCATAGTATCACCCGGCTTGGTTGGTATTATACAGCGATTTTTATTGCTATTTATCTTCCGGTGGGTATAACCGGCCCGGAGGAGGCTTGCCCGGATGGGTGAACCAAGGGCAAAAAAAATCTTTTACGGAGAAAAATGCTGCCGGATGGGCGGGGGAAGTGGCGAGCAAGTGCGATACAAGTGCGATGCAAGTGCGATACAAGTGCGATGCATGAGCGATGTAAGTGCGGTTATAGTATACTTATGGCGGGATTGCCTACCGTAATCTGTGGTATAGTAATATGGAGTGTGAGGTGCCTGTATAGTACCACTGCCTGCGGCTGCTTTATAAAGCCTGCTGATGCAGTGTTTTTGACTACCCGGAACGGCGCTTTGCCGGCACGGGAGTTTCCGGTAAGGCGCAATTCCGGGGATAGGCTGTATTTACCTGAACAGCACCTGTACCGTTTCCTGTGTTTGCTGTATCAGTAACGGCGTTTTCCCGGCAGTCATTTCTGCCGCCTGGCCTGCCTTATAATGCCTGATCGTAAGCAGGGTAAGTCCTTTTTCCACGGAAACATCAAAAGTGGCTCCCGCAGCGGCTGCCAGCTGCTCTATCTTGTCGCTATGATCATCGAGGCATAGCTGCAGGCTTACCGCGCCGGTTTGTAGCAGGTTGGGCGTAATATTGAGTTGCGCAAAGATCTTATAGAGATTACTCATGGGCTGTTCGCCTACAAAAGAGAAATCCTGGCTGTGCAGGTGCATCAGCGCCTGGTTTTCCTTGAGCACTATTATCGGCGGCAGATTTTTCGCGTGTTTATTGCTGATAACGGTTCCCGCCAGTGAAGGATCGAGAAAGCATTTTACATATAATGGAATGCCTTTGTTCTGTAAAGGTTTGATGGTTTTGGGGTGAATCACCTGTGCGCCGTAATAAGCCATTTCTATCACCTCGGTGAATGATATGGATTGTAACAATTGTGCATCGGGAAACTGTTTGGGATCTGCATTCATCACACCTTCAACATCTTTCCAGATGGTAAGGCTTTCTGCATCCAGTATATTGGCGAAAACAGCAGCGGTATAATCGCTGCCTTCACGGCCCAGTGTGGTACTCTCATTTTCGTCTGTGCTGCCAATAAAGCCTTGTGTGATAACAGGCGCTCCCGCATCTTCTGTAGCCTGCAGTATCTTTTCCGTGGTGATAGCCCAGTCGATATTGGCATTGCGGAAATGATTGTCGGTACGGATAAGGTCCCGTACATCCAGCCATTCATTGGCGATACCTGCTTCCTGTAAATAATGACTGATAATGCTTGTGCTGAGTAATTCGCCTATACAAACCACCTGGTCGTAATAATAGTCGAAATTACGCACAGGTTTGTCGTGCAGCAGCCATTCTACCTCGGTGAAAAGGTCGGTCAGCTGCGACAGGCATTCATTGAAATGCGTAACTAGCAAGTACTTGGCAGTGGTAAGATGTTGGTTCTTGATAACGTTGAACAGGTCCAGCGCCTGTTGTTGTGCTCCCGCATAAAAAGCCTCCGCTACTTTCTCCAGCGCGTTGGTGGTTTTGCCCATCGCCGAAATAATGATCACCAGGGGGCTGTCTTTATGCTGATCAACTATATGTGCTACCTGCTTAATCCTGTCTACACTGTTAACGCTGGCTCCGCCGAACTTAAAAACTTTCATCCTTTCCTTTTCTGTTTATGAGTGATGCCCGGTTATTTCGCCAGGCTTTGGATCACGTCGTATTTGGTGACAATATGGTAATCGCCTTTTTCATCTTTGGCAAGTACCGCTCCGTTCTCTTTATGAATTAAATGGCTGAGGCGTTCTACAGGTGTGTCAAATGCCACTACCGGGAAAGCTGCTTCCATTACCGCCTGTACCTGGGCCTGTTTTATTTCAGGGTTGCTGAATAATTTCTGGAACAATCCTCCTTCGCTGATAGCGCCCAGTAAAGCCCCGTCTTTAACAACCGGTATATGCTCTATATCGTATCTTTTCATCAGTTCAACTGCTTCCAATACGGTATTTTCAGGAGCTACGGTTACCAGGCGCTTCGATTGCCTTGCATTCACGATATCCTTAAATGATTTTACATCCAGGAAGCCCCTTTCCATCATCCACTGATCGTTGTAGATCTTCGCAACATACCTGCTGCCGTGGTCATGGAAGATACATACTACCACGTCATCCTTTTTCAGCTTGTGTTTCAACTGCATTAGTCCTTGCAGGCAACTGCCGGCACTGTAACCGCAGAACAAACCTTCTTCTTTTGCAATACGACGGGCCATTACAGCGCCGTCTTTATCCGTTACCTG
This window encodes:
- a CDS encoding aspartate kinase, whose translation is MKVFKFGGASVNSVDRIKQVAHIVDQHKDSPLVIIISAMGKTTNALEKVAEAFYAGAQQQALDLFNVIKNQHLTTAKYLLVTHFNECLSQLTDLFTEVEWLLHDKPVRNFDYYYDQVVCIGELLSTSIISHYLQEAGIANEWLDVRDLIRTDNHFRNANIDWAITTEKILQATEDAGAPVITQGFIGSTDENESTTLGREGSDYTAAVFANILDAESLTIWKDVEGVMNADPKQFPDAQLLQSISFTEVIEMAYYGAQVIHPKTIKPLQNKGIPLYVKCFLDPSLAGTVISNKHAKNLPPIIVLKENQALMHLHSQDFSFVGEQPMSNLYKIFAQLNITPNLLQTGAVSLQLCLDDHSDKIEQLAAAAGATFDVSVEKGLTLLTIRHYKAGQAAEMTAGKTPLLIQQTQETVQVLFR
- a CDS encoding L,D-transpeptidase family protein, with translation MKRVCVLMLALVIGFYSYGQTSFFDVQRAQPRVAYAIRLKEDTLKKQFAAAGLQWPAKQIYVRSFKYDSQLEVWVRNSSAEPYKLFKTYKVCAMAGSLGPKRIAGDYQVPEGFYYINEFNPRSNYHLSLGINYPNASDRILSDSLRPGGDIYIHGSCVTTGCIPILDPQIEELYILAANAKSNGQDFIPVHIFPVRFTNPKSMEYLSRVTKDDQDLQRFAVKLKEVFDYFEKAKKLPLISVNPEGEYIMMD